AATTTCTAAATATGTTGAGCACAATGCGCAAACGCGTTAAGGTAATTATGTTTATTGTCGCGGCGGCATTTATCGCCGGGTTTCTGATGAGCGAACTGTGGCAACTTGTCCGCTATCGGGAACGGGGGAGCCGGCGTCAAATCCTATCGAGTGGAGTTGGTCAGGTGGACAAACAGACCATTGGATTTGACGATTATCGCCAGGTGCGTGAGTTCATTGCTCAGAAGTATCGAAAAGACAGCCTGTTCCGCGACCTGACAAATGAAGACGAGACGAGGATTGAACATCTTGCCTGGGATTATCTAATTCAGGAGATGACCTGGAATAAGATTTTGAAGGAGTCAAAGTTGAACATCACTGAGGGTGAACTGGAGTGGATTATCACCCATTTCCCACCCCAGGCGATACAGAATAACCCCGACCTGATGACCGACGGGAAATTTGACACAACGAAGTATCTTCAGGCCTTACAGAATCCTCAGAACCGGCCATTTTTTGCTCAGTATGCCCGGGAGATTTATGAGCAGTTGCGGCCCCAGAAGTTGCAGATGTATGTTGCTGGTGCACTGCTCGTGTGTGACGCCGAGGTGGAAGATGCCTTATCGAGGGCAAACACTATTGTTAACGTAACCGCCCTGCGGTTTGGGCCCGGTGCGCTAACGGAAGAGGAGAAGAAGTTCGAGCCCACCGAAGCCCAGATGCGCGCCTATTATCGTGCCCACCTGAAAGATTACCAGCCCAAGGAAGAGGTTCGGGAAGCGCGGTTTGTGTTTTTTCCCTTTGGTGTAAATGCCCAAGATTCGATTGCGGCGCGCGAGCGAATCGATGAGGCTTATCGCCGGCTGCAGGCGGCAGACCCAACAACTGTCCGCGACAGTTTTGAAATGGTGTCCTACACCTTTGGGGATTTTGAGCCTGAGACCTCGGCGGTTGCCTTAACCCCCAGCCAGTTTTTTCCCGCAACCGAATCGGTGGTGCGGCGCTTAAAACCGGGTCAGTTCAGCCGACCGGTTGTTGCGGAAAATGGCTGGCAGATTATATTTCTTGACAGCATCCGAAACGACACCTTCTGGGTTCGGCGTATCCGGACGCGAATCCGGCCCGACGAGACGCGGGAACTGGCACTCCTTGACCAGGTGAAGGCTTTTATCGACCAGGCACAGGCTGACAATTTTGACTCGGTAGCAGCGCGTCAGGGGTTGACCATTGCACCAACGCCCGCCCGGGTCGTTGGAAAAAAGAAGTTGAACTGGGCGGTGGAAATTTACAACCCGGGGCAACTGGTTGAGTGGGCGCGGGAGGCAAAAGAGGGTGATATCCTTGATGTACCGCTACGCGGGCCCTATGGCTTTTATGTGTTCCAGCTTGCCCGGATTGTTCCGGTCAAGCCCGCACCGTTTGAACAGGTGAAACAAGCGGTGCGGTGGAAATTGCGCCAGGAAGAGCAGAAGAAACTGAGGCGTAAAAAGGCACAGGATGCGGTTGCCGAAATCAAGACGGGAAAGACGCTGGAACAGTATGCGAGCGAGCACCCCGGGGTTGATTTGATTCAAGAAGAGGTCAAGGGAATCTATGACTACCTGGCGCGGGGTCGGTATGGCACGGAGTTTGTATATGCGGCGCTGGCACTGGAACCGGGTCAGATTGCCGGTCCGGTTGAAACCAACTGGGCCAGTTTTATCATCCGCTGCGATAGCAAACAGCAGACCGAACCGCCTGTTATGACGGCGGAAAAGTATGTCGAACAGAAACAGCAGCGTCTGTTTCAGGAGTTGTGGCAGAAGATTACCGAGGAGCCAGAATCAAGAGACTTACGTCTGTTTCGGGGATATTGACACAGGGCGGTTTTAAATTAATATTATATTTAAGGGTGATGGGCCAAAGGGCCCCATCGTCTAGCGGTTTAGGACATCACTCTTTCAAGGTGAAGGCACCGGTTCGACTCCGGTTGGGGCCATCTGGTCGCGGTTTTGAGTGCGGGAGTAGCTCAGCTGGTAGAGCATCACCTTGCCAAGGTGGGGGTCGCGGGTTCAAATCCCGTCTCCCGCTTTTTTTCTGGCGGCATAGCCAAGCAGCAAGGCAGCGGTCTGCAAAACCGCAATTCCGGGGTGCAAATCCCCGTGCCGCCTTTGGTCTGTTTGCCGGGGTGGCGGAATAGGCAGACGCAAGGGACTTAAAATCCCTTGACCCATTTAGGGTCGTGCCGGTTCGACTCCGGCCTCCGGCACTTTGCCGGAATAGGATTGGGCCGTTAGCTCAGCAGGCAGAGCACCTGGTTTTTAACCCGGTGGCCGCAGGTTCGAATCCTGCACGGCCCATTTTGGCTGAATAGGCTTGATTTTTTAACCGGAGTCGGGTAGATTTAAGTCAGGTGAAAAACAACCAGTCACGCACGGGCGGAAAATCGGAAAAACCGCGCTTCTATTGTGATGTAATGCTCGGTAAACTGGCACAGAAGTTACGGCTGTACGGCCTGGATGTTCGGTATGAGCGGAACCGAAGCGGGATGGCAGCGTATCGCGATGCCCGCGCTGAAGGCCGGGTTTTTCTGACCCGCAATCGGCGATTGCAAAAGTTGCCCGGGGTGATGCTGGTTCAGAGCGAGAAACCGGCAGAGCAGGTTGAAGAGTTAAAACCCCGGCTCGGTTTGGAACAGGTTGTCTTAGAAAAGAAGGAAGAAACCGGACTGCTATCCCGGTGTTTGGTTTGCAATGAGCCACTGGCAAGGATAAGCCGGGATGAGGCAAGGCCCGCAGTGCCGTTTTTTATTTATCAAATTCATTACGAGTTTCGGCGCTGCCCCAAATGCCGGAGGATTTACTGGCCCGGAAGCCATGTGGAAGATATGTTGAAAAATATCAAGGGAAAAGGTTAAAAGGAGGAGTTTTATGGCAATAGTGCTGGATGGCAAAGGATTGAAAATTGAAGACATTGTGCGGGTTGCGCGGGACCGGGAGAAGGTTGAACTTTCGGCCGGGGCGCGCGAGCGGATAAACAGATGTCGGGAGTTCGTTGAGGAGAAAATCCGCCAGCGGGCGGTGATGTACGGCATTACAACCGGTATCGGCGAACTTTCCGAGGTTGTTTTGTCTCCAGAGCAGATTAGGCAGTTTCAGCGGTATCTGGTCTATTCCCATTCTGCCGGATGTGGGGAGCCGCTACCGGAAGAGGTTGTCCGGGCAGCGATGTGCTCACGGATTAATGTGCTGGCGAACGGGCATTCTGGTATCAGGCTGGCGGTCGTTGAGCTTCTGGTGGAGATGCTCAATCGCGGGGTGACACCGGTGGTTTTTGACCGGGGTTCGGTGGGCGCCTGTGGCGACCTGTCGCCAATGAGCCAGATGGCGCTGGTGCTATTAGGTGAGGGTGAGGCGATTTTTCAAGGGCGGCGGATGACCGGTGCGGAAGCGCTCGCTGCGGCTGGACTCAAGCCGATTGAATTTGAAGCCCGGGATGGACTGGCAACAATTAACGGTTCCAATATGACCGCTGGTATGGGCGCGCTGGAACTGTTCGATGCCCAGCGGTTAATAAAAACCTCTGAGGTTGCAGCAGCGCTGACACTCGAGGTATTGAATGCCAATATGGCGGCGTACGACGAGCGGATTCATAAGGTGCGGGGGTATGCGGGTGCGGTCGCGTGTGCCGAGAACATCCGGCGTCTAACCGCTGATTCGGAAATGCTGAAGCAACCCGGTAAAAAGGTACAAGACGCCTATGCGTTAAGGTCAACACCCCAGGTTGTGGGCGGTGCCAAGGATGCGCTTTGCTGGGCGCGGCAGATGTTTGAGACGGAGTTAAACGGAGTTGGTGACAATCCGCTCTTTTTCCCGGAAGACCAGGCATATTTGACCGGAGCGAACTTTCAGGGAACACCCCTGGCGCTGGCACTGGATTTGACCGGCACCGCAGTGACAATGATTGCGGTGCTGGCAGAGCGCAGGACGAATCGGCTTTTAAACCGCAACCTTTCGGTCGGGCTGCCGGCTTTCTTGACCAGGGGTGCCGGCATGTTTTCGGGTTTGATGCTGACTCAGTACACTCAGGGGATGCTGGTTTGTGAGAACCGGATTCTTTCGGCGCCGGCAGCAACCGGCTCAATTCCGGCTGCTGCTGATCAGGAGGATTTTGTTTCAATGTCCTTCACCTCAGCCCGAAAAACCGCACAGATTCTTGAGAACGCCTGGTATGTGATTGCGATTGAGCTACTCGCTGGTGCCCAAGCGGTTGAGTTCCGCAAACCACTAAAGTTGGGTGTCGGGACAAACCGGGCGTATCAAGCGATCAGGTCAGTGGTTGAGAAACTGGAAGAGGACCGGCCCTTGCAGTACGATATCAACCGGCTGAAAGAATTGGTGAGTTCAGGCGAGTTGTTGGCGCAGGTTGAGTCCGAAGTTGGTCCCCTGAAATAAAGCGGATTTTAAAGCAAACGGGGCGTCCATCAGGACGCCCCGCGTCGTTTAATGTTTATTTTAACGCTGGATGACCAGTTTTCTTGTTTGCAAAGTACCGGACGGGGTTGAGAGCCTGACAAGATAGATGCCGTTGGGCAGATCGGTGATGTCAAGTTGATGGATTGAGCCGGTAACGAAACGCGCGGATTTGACCAGTGTGCCCAGGGCGTTGAAAAGTTCAATCGTGAGTGGTGCATTGTCAGGTGAAGCAATTGTCAGGATATGGTGTGCTGGATTGGGTGCGAGCCGGAGGCTAGCATTTTCCATCCGCGGTGCCGGTTCGGCAGCTATCCCGTTGCGACGAGGCATTTGGGGCGAAAAGATGCTCATAGTGTCCGGGATGTAAACATAGAACTCGTTCGTGCCGTTACCCCGTAATGCCCAGACCTGGCGCCGCAGGAAGGTTAACGCACCACCCGCCTTTACGCGCTTACCCGAAGGTCCTTCGGGCATCTCTGACAGCTCATACCAGTTGTTTGTCGTTAAGTTGTAGCAATAGAAGTAGTTGCGATTACCACCGGTAAGAGCATACAGCGTGTTGTTACCATCACTGGCGATGCCACAACCGTCACCGCAACGGGAGCGTTTACCTGATGATGAATATTCAGGCACCGCGGTCTTCATATGCCAGGCGTCCTCTTCAATCGAATACTCATAGAACTCGTTAACCTTGGATTTGATGGCATACAACTGTTCTGAACCGTGGGCACAGAGCGCTGAACCAGACTTAAACTTTTTGCCAGAAGGTCCGGCAGGAGCCTGAGCACGTGCCGCCCAGGTGTTGGTTTCGACCGAATACTCATAGAATTCGAAGGTGTTAGAGCCCTTCAAGAGGTAAACAAAACCGCTGTTGTTCCGGTTGACATAGGCTAAACCGGTGCCACCTTTTAAGGTTTTGCTGCCCGCGGGCACATCAGGTAGTTGGGTCCAGGTGTTTTCGATGATATCGTAACGCCAGAATTCAAGGGTGCCGTTGCCTTTTGTCGCATAGACATACCGTTCACCATCGGAACAGAGCGCACCACCTTTGCGCACCGGTTTACCAGATGGGCCGGTTGGCATTGCGGGCAGGGCACGCCAGATTCCGGTCTGGACATCGTATACATAGAAGTCGAGCGTTTTATTACCGCGCAGGGCGTAGATTCGGGCGGTGTCGGTTTCAATGCCGGCGAGGGCGCCGCCGTGCTTTACCGGATTGGCACCAGGCGGAAGGTCAGGTCGGCGTTGCCAGCCCAGGGCACCAGGTGAGACGCGCACTTTTACATTCAGGCTGTCGTTTGTCGGTTCAGCGTCACCAGGCGCGACCACCGCAGCAATCAGCCGATAGTAACCGATGGTTGCGGCCCAGGGTGGCAGACGCACATCACGGGTTTCGCCCGGGGCAAGTTCTGGGGTGGCAGCAGAATCGTAATAAATCAGACTGCCGCTCACGGTGTCGATGATGGTCAGAAATACCTGACACTCGGTTGGAATTGAGCCAAAGTTCTTTGTCCGGGCGATAGGTGAGACAATCATCGGTCGCATATCACCCTGCGGCGAAATCGAAACCAAGCCGACATCCCGCATCACCACCCGACAGGTGGTTGAAAGGGTGTCGTTTCTGGGATTGGGGTCACCGAGCCCAACTGAACAACGAACGGTATAGTTCCCCGGAGTTGCGGTCCAGGTTGAAAATTGGACATCGCGGGTTGAGTCTTGAGGCAGGAGGTTGACAAGTGCAGAATCAAAGAACACGGTGCCTGAGGTGCCGGTTATCTTTAAGAATGTTTTAAAGGAACGGGTAGTGGGAGAGTAGTTGGCAACGCGGGCAACCGGTGTAATATCGCCCGGGTCGATATCACCGCTGGGTGCGATAATCTGGACCACACCAACATCGGTACCAACCACGCTGACCGTTCCGCTGGCGCGGTCGTTTAGAGGATTCTGGTCGCGCGAGAGCAAAGTGGTGCAGCGGGTGCTGAAACTCCCAGGTGTGTTGGCGTACCAGTCCGGGAACGATATCACCGTATCGGCACCGGCAGCCAGGGAGATTGAAAGCTGGGCAAGGTAGCCATCAGTGATGGTGAACCGGCAGAAGAAAACTTCTCCGGTTGAACCGAGGTTGCGAAGCCGTGCCTGAGGGGTAATTACCGCGCCCGAGTCAACACTACCAGTTGGTGCGACAATGGCGACCGCCGCAACATCGTGTACCAGCACGGTTGTACTTGACCTTGTTGTGTCGTTAGCGCGGTTGGCGTCATTGGCGACATAGACCGAGCAAAGGACGGTTAGGGCACCGCGGGGCGCATTGACCCGCCAGGGTGTAAGGTTAATGGTATCGGTTGAGCCGGGGTTAATTGTCGCTGACAAAGAGTCGTTGTAAAAGGAGCCAATGCGGACAAAAACCCGGGCATTCTCCTGGACCGAGCCCTGATTAGCGACCGTTACCCGAACCGGTACAAGAGCGCCGGAGTCAATAAAAGCCGTAGGTGATAAAATCGCCCGGGCAGCGATGTCGTGTACCGCAACAATGAACGAGCCGGTCACACGGTCGTTTGCGGGCACCAAATCGCCGCTAAGCTTTGTTGAGCAGGCGGTAGAATAGGTGCCGCGTGGACCGCAGAGCCAGTTGGAAAAGTAGACATTAACCGATTCACCCGGGGCAAGGTTGTTCACCAGCGCGCTGTCAAGCCAGGTGGTTGTGCCGGTGATGCGGAAGATCGCCCGGAAGTTTTCGGTGGTATTTCCAAAGTTCCGGACCCGAGCCTGAACCGGCAAAGTGGAAGCGGAGTCAACATTGCCAATCGGTGAGAGAATTTTTGTGCAGGCGACATCCCGGACCCGGACAAACACATTGGCGGT
This genomic window from candidate division WOR-3 bacterium contains:
- the hutH gene encoding histidine ammonia-lyase codes for the protein MAIVLDGKGLKIEDIVRVARDREKVELSAGARERINRCREFVEEKIRQRAVMYGITTGIGELSEVVLSPEQIRQFQRYLVYSHSAGCGEPLPEEVVRAAMCSRINVLANGHSGIRLAVVELLVEMLNRGVTPVVFDRGSVGACGDLSPMSQMALVLLGEGEAIFQGRRMTGAEALAAAGLKPIEFEARDGLATINGSNMTAGMGALELFDAQRLIKTSEVAAALTLEVLNANMAAYDERIHKVRGYAGAVACAENIRRLTADSEMLKQPGKKVQDAYALRSTPQVVGGAKDALCWARQMFETELNGVGDNPLFFPEDQAYLTGANFQGTPLALALDLTGTAVTMIAVLAERRTNRLLNRNLSVGLPAFLTRGAGMFSGLMLTQYTQGMLVCENRILSAPAATGSIPAAADQEDFVSMSFTSARKTAQILENAWYVIAIELLAGAQAVEFRKPLKLGVGTNRAYQAIRSVVEKLEEDRPLQYDINRLKELVSSGELLAQVESEVGPLK
- a CDS encoding T9SS type A sorting domain-containing protein, with the translated sequence MRHKIIITLITLSFGLTGYLIGAGWSKTFQFSPQSFNVEPIYQEGRAFSLLVPKDDPQLNRYRLTVDYTRETGKPILPVYSFTLVIPQGMKPGAVTVTPENILTLTAENPPFPAQPPVPVSQRKLPDFVEPDPTVYQGSNIWPENLFSISPVGIKSGFRLVTITLNPVRYDPKTRSYIIASRLKLSINYEPDPSAENISLTEKQQKLFSAAVQSIVANPEDVLRYAPPKKATDFGTYDYVIVTNSTLEPYFQRLVNWRTRMGYSTVVRTTTWINSNYTGRDLQEKIRNFIRDYFNNYGTMWVLLGGDNSIVPSRQARTYCAGETGNIPCDLYYVDLQWSWDSDNDNIFGEYGQDTTDLYYDLYIGRASVDDTNQVKTFVNKVITHETNPPTDYLRRILLVEAYLWSGYNDSMCNDSIANLLPSGWSEVRIHYPTNTTMVRDSLNHGFQFAHMVGHGDDVGIYHYSTAFYSTSVTSGHNNGSRVGLINSIACYPGNFEYSDCLAEASHNCATGGALNVIMNSRYGWGTPPVLGPSEKLDIRFYDYFFNHDTMPIGLTHAESKEVYRSSANAGDGAWRWCYFELNYFGDPLQLMYEQIPAQLDAQFASPINIGIQNFTVTVRSGSNPVSGALVCLWKGSEVYTRNYTNAAGQVTFSINPTTPGYLYVTATKPNYLPDRDSAQVIATNLDVGVSRIIQPTGTVDYGTPIVPQARVRNYSPVPVTNCPVRFTIGAGYTADTIIPYIGANDSALASFPVWTAQPAGNLAVRCSTMLAGDTYPANNRISSSVFVRYRDVGVVSISVPATVDSGTVVPLQATVRNYGNTNETFPIVLTISGTGYSQTRTKTLAAGAIDTVNFPSWTALPRGTRTVRCSTELAGDNNPPNDLATANVFVRVRDVACTKILSPIGNVDSASTLPVQARVRNFGNTTENFRAIFRITGTTTWLDSALVNNLAPGESVNVYFSNWLCGPRGTYSTACSTKLSGDLVPANDRVTGSFIVAVHDIAARAILSPTAFIDSGALVPVRVTVANQGSVQENARVFVRIGSFYNDSLSATINPGSTDTINLTPWRVNAPRGALTVLCSVYVANDANRANDTTRSSTTVLVHDVAAVAIVAPTGSVDSGAVITPQARLRNLGSTGEVFFCRFTITDGYLAQLSISLAAGADTVISFPDWYANTPGSFSTRCTTLLSRDQNPLNDRASGTVSVVGTDVGVVQIIAPSGDIDPGDITPVARVANYSPTTRSFKTFLKITGTSGTVFFDSALVNLLPQDSTRDVQFSTWTATPGNYTVRCSVGLGDPNPRNDTLSTTCRVVMRDVGLVSISPQGDMRPMIVSPIARTKNFGSIPTECQVFLTIIDTVSGSLIYYDSAATPELAPGETRDVRLPPWAATIGYYRLIAAVVAPGDAEPTNDSLNVKVRVSPGALGWQRRPDLPPGANPVKHGGALAGIETDTARIYALRGNKTLDFYVYDVQTGIWRALPAMPTGPSGKPVRKGGALCSDGERYVYATKGNGTLEFWRYDIIENTWTQLPDVPAGSKTLKGGTGLAYVNRNNSGFVYLLKGSNTFEFYEYSVETNTWAARAQAPAGPSGKKFKSGSALCAHGSEQLYAIKSKVNEFYEYSIEEDAWHMKTAVPEYSSSGKRSRCGDGCGIASDGNNTLYALTGGNRNYFYCYNLTTNNWYELSEMPEGPSGKRVKAGGALTFLRRQVWALRGNGTNEFYVYIPDTMSIFSPQMPRRNGIAAEPAPRMENASLRLAPNPAHHILTIASPDNAPLTIELFNALGTLVKSARFVTGSIHQLDITDLPNGIYLVRLSTPSGTLQTRKLVIQR